The Streptomyces cyanogenus DNA segment CGGGCCGTGGAGCACGGGGTGGAGATCCTGATGCCCCCGACGGACCAGGACTACGGCTCCCGGGACTACATGGCCCGGGACGCCGAGGGGAACGTCTGGACCTTCGGGACGTACGCCCCGGAGATCGGCGCCTGAGCCGCTCCCCCGCCGCTCATCCCCCGGTATGCACCTGGAACGCGGCCCGGCGTACGGCCTTGGCCAGGGCCGGGTCGGGGTGCGCGGCGGCGAGCGCGACCAGGACCTGCACGGTGCGCGGGTGGCCGACGGCGCGGACCTCGTCGAGCAGCTGGGGCACGGTGGGCTGCACCGCGGACTCCAGGTGCCGGACCAGCATCGGCGCCTCGCCGTGGTCGGCGACGGCGGCGGCGGTGTCGACCCACAGCCAGGTTGCCTCCTCCCGGGTGAGCACCTCGTGGGCGTCCTCCGGGTCGATCCCGTCGTGCTCGGCGAGCCACAGCAGCGCGTACGGCCGCAGGGCCGGCTCCTCGACGACGGCCCGTACGTCGGGCTCGGCGGGGGCGCCGACGACGCGCAGCGCCTCGAAGGCCAGGCCGCGCAGCAGGGCGTCGTCGCCGCGGGCGGCGCCGATCAGCTCGGTGACGGCGCTGCCGACGGGGCGGGCGGCCAGCCAGGCGCGGTACTCGGCGCGGGCCGCGTTGGGGCGGAGCTGGGCGCAGCCGCGGAGCATGTCCTCGGCGGACTGCTCAATGTTTCCTGCGGGGCTCTGCGCCGCCACGCAGATCTGCTCCAGCTTGACCCACACCGCCCAGCTGCCCAGCGGGGTGAGGGTGGCCTGGCCGCCGCCGTAGGTGAGGGCGCCGACGGAGGCGAGGGCACCCAGCGCCCAGTCGAGCAGCGGGGCGAGCGGGGTGTCCTCGGCGGGCGCCGGGTCCGCGGGGCGCGGGGTGCCGGCGGGCTCTCCGGTGCCGGGTTCGTAGGCGACCTCGCAGCGTTCGGTGCGCAGTTCGGTGACCCGCTGCTGGAGCAGGTCGAGCAGCTGCTCGACCGGGACGGGGCCGGCCGACAGCTGGAGGAAGGAGAGCACCTGCGGCATGGCCGAGACGACCTCGGCGACGGCGGCCGGCTCGTGCCCGCCGGGTTCGGGGCAGGCGAGCGACCAGGCGTCGAACAGGGCGACCCAGCCGCGCAGTACGGCGCTGTCGTCGCGGTCCCAGGCGCGCAGCCGCCAGCCGGGGCGCGCGCTGTCGCCGTGCACCTCGACGAGTCCGGCGAGGCGGGCGGTGTCCCAGTCGGCGCGGACCTGAGCGACGCTCAGGCCCAGTTCGGCGGCGGCGCCTTCCGCGGTGGCGTCGGACAGGGTGGCCTTGCCGTCCGCGGTGGCGCCGGCGCGGCCGGGGCCGAGCGAGGCGTCGGCCCAGCGGGCGACGCGGGCCGCGCCGGCCAGCCGGGTGCGGGCCATTCCGGCCAGTTCGGCGGGGGCGGGGGTGCCTTCCGGCGGCCGGGGTGCGGGGCGCCGTGGGCGCCGCTGGTTCACAGCTCTGGGGGCGGCGGCCAGGGGTCGCGGTCGGACGAGTCGGAGCCTGGAGTCGCGCGGGATACGGGACGTCACGGGGTGCAGTCTTCCGGTTGACGGTCCGAAAACCCAAACGGAATGTCACCGCGGGCGACGGGGCTGGCCAAGGCACCGGCTCCGGGAAGGGCCGCAGCGACGCGATCGAGCCAGCCGTACGGCTTTCAAACGGAATGCTTCGCGCCGGTACCGGTGTGCCTCGGCGCCCGGGTGGCGTCGGCGCGGGCACGGCAGCGAGGTCACATCAGCGGGGTCAGGAACCGGCGCAGCCGTTCCTCGTACTCGGCCGGGTCCGCGTTCCACATCGCCGCGTGCGGGGCGTCCGTGACGGTGTGCAGGGCGACGAGGCCTGCGCGGCGCCGGGCGAGCCGGCGGGAGAACTCCCAGGGGGCGACCTGGTCCTGGGGTCCGTGGACGATCAGGGTGGGCACCCGGAGCCGGTCGGGGTCGGCGATCTCGGCGAACCGGTCGGCGTGCAGTCCGATGCGGCCCTGCGCGGCCCGCACGGCGAGCGGCAGCAGCGGCTGCGGGGTGTGCCGGGCCCTGGCCAGGGCGCGCAGGGTGGCCTGCCAGTCGAGCACCGGCGAGTCGAGGACGAGCCCGGCGATCCGGTCGCGGACCGCGGAGTTCTCGGCGGCGCGCAGGGCCATGGTGGCGCCGGTGGACCAGCCGAGCAGGACGACCCGTTGGGCGCCGCGGCGGACGGCGTGGCGGATGGCCGCCTCGACGTCCCGCCACTCGGTCTCGCCGAGGTGGTTGAGCCCGTCCGGCGACCGCGGGGCGCCGGGGTCGCCGCGGTAGGCGAGGGCGAGGACCGGCAGCCGGCGGCGGTGCAGGAAGTCCATCACGTTCATGGCCTGCTCGCGGGTGGTGCCGAGGCCGTGCACGGCGATCACCCAGGTGTCCCGGTGGCCCGGCACGAACCAGGCGGGCAGGGCGCCGAGGTCCCCGGGCACGTCGACGTCCTCGTGGTCCAGTCCGAGGGCCGTGCGGGGGTTGCCGACGTACACGTTCGGGGTGAGCCAGACCGCGTCGCCCGGGGTGAGGGCGCCGTGGGTGACGCGTTCCAGGCGGCGCACCACGGTGTCGGCGGTGTGCGCGGCCGCCTCCAGGACCGGGCCGACCACCGCGTGGGAGCCGTCGCCGACGAGGCCGTAGGTGCCGGGGCGCAGGGCGGCCAGGTCGCGGGTGAGCGTGATCTGCCCGGCGGCCGTGCGGTGCACGGTGAGGCGGGGCTCGGTGGGCAGGGGCCGGCCCGGCGGTGCCTTCAGTGCGACGTCGCTGGCGAGCCGGCCGGCGACCACGGCGGCCGTGCCGGCGGCCAGGGCAGCGGTGAGTGCGGTGGCGGTCGCCTTCACAGTGCGCACGGATCCAGTGTCGGCGGGGTTGCGGCCGGCGGCCAGCGGAGGCGCCGACAGCCCGGACGCGGGCGGTTTCGGCACCGCCGGGTGGCTGCGCCGGCGCCGGGCGCCGGCGCGGCGGACGGAACCGAAGCGGCTCGCACCGCCGCCGCGGAGCAGGGCGAGCGGAGTCGGCAGGGATCGGAACGGGTTGCTGCTCGGCAAGGGGTCACCTCCGTTGGCCGTACCCCTTCAAGCGTTCCCCGGCCTCGGTGACTTGTGCCTCCGTCAGCAGGGACGGGGTCAGACCGGGCACGGAGGACGCCGTCAGCCACAGGCGGCACATCCACTCCAGCTGGGCGGTGCGGTCGTAGGCCTGGTCGAGGGTGGCGCCGTAGGTGATCGTGCCGTGGTTCTGCAGCAGGCAGCCGGAGCGGCCGGCGAGGGCGCGGAGCATGTTCTCGGCGAGTTCGTCGGTGCCGTAGGCGGCGTAGGGGGCGACCCTGACCGGACCGCCGAGGGCAGCGGCCATGTAGTGCACCGTCGGCAGCTCGGGCACGAGCGTGGAGACCGCGGTCGCGTGCACGGCGTGGGTGTGGACGACGGCGCGGGCGTCGGTGGTGCGGTAGACGGCGAGGTGCATGGGCAGTTCGCTGGTCGGCACGAGCGTGCCGAGCACCCGGCGTCCCGTGAGGTCGACGCCGGTGACGTCGGCGGGGGTGAGCCGGTCGTAGGGGACGCCCGACGGGGTGACGAGCACCAGGTCGCCGATGCGCGCGGAGACGTTGCCCGAGGTGCCGACGACCAGCCCGTCGGCGACGGTCCGGCGCGCCGTCGCGACCACGTCCGCCCACAGTCGCGCCACGTCCTGGTTCCCGGCCTGCTGCCCGGTCCGATTCCCACCCTGATCCCCGGACTGCTGCCCGGCCTGATTCCCGGCCTGGTGTCCGTCGTCCGTGTTCCGCAGCGGTTCAGCCATGCGGTGATCCTGCCAGCCGGACCGGCCGGGAGCGGGCGGGCCGGTCGCTTCCGCCCGGAAACCGTACGGCCGAACGGGCGGATCCGGCGACGAAACGCTCGGAATCGGCCTGGATGCGGTGATCAACAGGCCTTCAATGGCCTCTCTTGCCCACGGGACGATCGCCACCGCCCGCGGTCGTCCGCCACCCCGGGGAGACGCATGGCCCGTGAACGCACCCTCGTCCGCCGCCGCGCCGGTGTCCTCGCGGCAGCCACGGCGGCCCTCGCCCTCGCGGGCACCGCACCGGCGTCGGCCGGGCCGGTGGGCCCCGGGGAGCCGGCAGGACAGACCGGGACGGCCGGATCCACACAGGCAGCCGGAACGTCACACCACACCGGCAGCTCACAGCAGGACGGCACGTCACAGCAGACCGGCATGTCGCAGGAGGCCGGAAGGTCGCAGACGCAGCCCGCCGAGACCTCACAGCAGGCCGGAACCTCGCAGGCAGCCGGGCTGTCGATGCTCCCCGCCGGGCTGCCCCGGGGGCACGACGTCTCGTCCTACCAGAAGCACGTCGACTGGGCCGCCGCCGCGGCGAAGGGCGCCCGGTTCGTGTACGTCAAGGCGACCGAGTCCACGACCTACCGCAACCCCTACTTCTCCGGGCAGTACTCCGGCGCCCGCAAGGCCGGCCTGCTGCGGGGCGCGTACCACTTCGCCCTGCCGGACCGGTCCTCCGGCACCCGGCAGGCCGCGTACTTCGTGGCGCACGGCGGCGCCTGGCGGGCGGACGGCTGGACGCTGCCGCCCGCGCTGGACATCGAGTACAACCCGTACAGCACGCAACACAAGTGCTACGGGCTGGGCAAGGCCCGCATGGTCCGCTGGATCCAGTCCTTCAGCGACGAGGTCGAGCGGGAGACCGGCCGCCGTCCGGTGATCTACACCTCGACCCAGTGGTGGAAGCTGTGCACCGGGAACAGCCGCGCCCTCTCCTCCTCGAACCCCCTGTGGATCGCCCGGCACGGCACCTCGCGGCCGGGGACGCTGCCGGGCGGCTGGCGCTACTGGACCTTCTGGCAGTACGACACCAAGGGCCGGCTGCCGGGTGACCAGAATCTCTTCAACGGCACCCTGAGCCGGCTGCGGGTCCTCGCGCGGGGCCGGTAGCCAAGGGCCGCCTGGGGCGAGGGACACAAGCGGAATCTCTCGCGCGCGTTACTGACACCCTCACGCCCGCCTCAGTTCATCTTCCGTTCACCCAGGTTGCCTACGTTCGACCAGCCAATGACCTCGAACGATTGCCTGGGTAAATGGAAAGCTTCTCGCTGATCCTCGCGATAGTGGTCGTAACCGCTCTCGCGTTCGATTTCACGAACGGTTTCCACGACACCGCGAACGCGATGGCCACCACCATCTCCACAGGCGCTCTGAAGCCGAAGATCGCGGTGGCCATGTCCGCCGTCCTCAATCTTGTGGGCGCCTTCCTCTCCGTGGAGGTCGCGAACACGATCTCCAAGGGTCTCGTCGACGAGACCGGCATCCGTCCCGAGGTCATCTTCGCCGCCCTGGTCGGCGCGATCCTCTGGAACCTGCTGACCTGGCTGGTGGGCCTGCCCTCCAGCTCCTCGCACGCCCTGATGGGCGGCCTGGTCGGCGCCACCGTCGCCTCCGCCGGCTTCGGCGCCGTCCACGGTGACGTCCTGGTCACCAAGGTGCTGCTGCCGGCCGTCGCCGCGCCGATCGTGGCGGGCCTGGCCTCGCTGCTGGCCACCCGGTTCTCCTACGGCATCGGCGGCGGCGCGGACGGCGAGGCCACCCGCAAGGGCTACCGCGTCGGCCAGATCGCCTCCGCCGGCCTGGTCTCCCTGGCCCACGGCACCAACGACGCCCAGAAGACGATGGGCATCATCACCCTCGCCCTGGTGGCCGGCGGCTCCCTCGCCCCCGGCTCCAACCCTCCCACCTGGGTGATCCTCTCCGCCGGCCTGGCCATCGCGCTCGGCACCTACATCGGCGGCTGGCGCATCATCCGCACCATGGGCAAGGGCCTGACCGACCTGGAGCCGCGCCAGGGCTTCGCCGCGCAGACCAGCGCCGCGACCGCCATCCTGGCCTCCTCGCACCTCGGCTTCTCCCTCTCCACCACGCACGTCGTCTCCGGCTCGGTGATGGGCGCGGGCCTCGGCCGCAAGGGCGGTGTGGTCCGCTGGTCCACCGCGACCCGCATGTTCGTCGCCTGGGCGCTCACCCTGCCGGCCGCCGCGCTGGTCGGCGCGGGTGCCGAGTCGGTCACCGGCCTGGGTGACTGGGGCACCGCCGCCGTCGCCGTCTTCCTCGTCGCCGGGAGCGCCGCTATCTGGAAGATCTCCCGCCGCGAGGTCGTCGACCACACCAACGTGGTCGAGGAGACCGGCGAGCCGGCCGGTGTGGTCACCGCCGCCATCGCCGCCGTGACCCCGCCCCCCACGGGCACGGTCACCGAGGACCTGACGGCCACCATCCCGGCCCCGGCCACCGAGCCGGCCCCCGCCCCGGCCGCCCCGCCGGCCGCCGCGGTCTGACCCCGAGCACACGGTTACTGAAGGAAGCATCCCCATGAAGATCGACTGGGCGGCCCTCGGCTCCGTCTTCGGCGTCAGCCTCGCGTTCACGGTGGGCCTGGTGGCCCTGTTCACCCTCGGCGTCAACGGCCTGTCCCGCCGCGAGAAGGCCGCGGCCCAGGGCGGGTCGGCCGCGCTGGCCGTGACCGGTGCGTACGTCTGCTTCGCGGCCTGTGCCGCGGCGGTGGCGTACGGCATCTACCTGATCGTCGCCAAGCCCTGACGGCCTGATCCACCACGTCGGCCCTGCCGGTTCACCGCTCCAGCGGGACCGGCAGGGCTGACGCATGTCCGCGGTGCTCCGGAGCCGTCCGCGTGGACGAAGCCGGCCGTCGAGTTGCCTCCCGGCGAGGGGATTTCGACGCGATCCGGTCGTCCGGCGCCGTCCCGCGTGCCGGCGATGTGGGCCTCAGCACAGTCCGGCGTCCCAGGTCAAAGGCAAGTTGACTGCCGTTCCGGGCCCGTGGTGGACTGCCCAGGCCATGTACGGCGGCAGGAGAGGAAGCCGGTGCGAATCCGGCGCGGTCCCGCCACTGTCACCGGGGAAGAACCCCGGGAGCCAGGAACTCTCACCGCCGATTCACGTCGAACCAGGGCGCGGACACCCTGAGTGAGGACACATATCGCCATGCTCGGCTGCCGATCGAGGACCAGTACCAGGCCCGTTCCTGTCCCCACGGCCGGCTGAGCCGATGGGTGCCGATCGCACATACGCGTACGGCGCCGCCGCCGGCGTTCTCGGGGACCTGCTTCTCGGCGATCCGCGCCGCGGGCATCCCGTCGCCGCGTTCGGCCGGGCGGCGGGCGCCGTGGAAGGCGCGTTGTGGCACGACCACCGCGGCTGGGGCGCCCTGCACACCGCCGTGTGCGCCGGTGGCGCCGTCGCGCTCGGCGCACTGGCCTCATGTGCCGTGCGCCCCTCCCGTACCGCCTCCGTCGCGCTGACCGCCGCCGCCACCTGGGCCGTCGTGGGCGGCACCTCGCTCGCCCGGGAGGCCCGCACCATCGGGCGTGCCCTGGAGTCCGGGGACGTCGAGGCGGCCCGGGCGCGGCTGCCCCATCTGTGCGGCCGGGACCCGCAGGCGCTGGACGCCGACGGCATCGCCCGGGCCGTGGTCGAATCGGTGGCCGAGAACACCTCCGACGCCGTCGTCGGCGCCCTCGTGTGGGGCGCGGTGGCCGGAGTTCCGGGGCTCCTCGGGTTCCGGGCGGTCAACACGCTGGACGCGATGGTGGGTCACAGGTCCGCCCGCTTCCGGCGCTTCGGCTGGGCTTCCGCCCGCCTCGACGACGTCGCCGGCTGGCCGGGGGCCCGGCTGACCGCCGTACTCGCCGCCGCGGCCGGACCGGATCCGCGGGGGGCCCTGCGCGCCTGGAAGGCGGACGCGCGCAAGCACCCCAGCCCCAACGCCGGGCCCGTGGAGGCCTCCTTCGCGGGCGCCCTCGGCGTCCGCCTGGGCGGGACGCTCTCCTACGGCGGCCGGGTCGAGCACCGCCCGGTGCTCAACGGCGCCACCGGACGGCCGGTCCGGGTCACCGACATCGACCGGGCCGTACGGCTCTCCCGCCGCGTCGGCCTGCTCGCCCTCGGCGGCACGCTCGCCGCGCGCCGACTCCTGAAAGGACGCGGGAAGTGAACG contains these protein-coding regions:
- a CDS encoding alpha/beta hydrolase; this translates as MRTVKATATALTAALAAGTAAVVAGRLASDVALKAPPGRPLPTEPRLTVHRTAAGQITLTRDLAALRPGTYGLVGDGSHAVVGPVLEAAAHTADTVVRRLERVTHGALTPGDAVWLTPNVYVGNPRTALGLDHEDVDVPGDLGALPAWFVPGHRDTWVIAVHGLGTTREQAMNVMDFLHRRRLPVLALAYRGDPGAPRSPDGLNHLGETEWRDVEAAIRHAVRRGAQRVVLLGWSTGATMALRAAENSAVRDRIAGLVLDSPVLDWQATLRALARARHTPQPLLPLAVRAAQGRIGLHADRFAEIADPDRLRVPTLIVHGPQDQVAPWEFSRRLARRRAGLVALHTVTDAPHAAMWNADPAEYEERLRRFLTPLM
- a CDS encoding class II aldolase/adducin family protein → MAEPLRNTDDGHQAGNQAGQQSGDQGGNRTGQQAGNQDVARLWADVVATARRTVADGLVVGTSGNVSARIGDLVLVTPSGVPYDRLTPADVTGVDLTGRRVLGTLVPTSELPMHLAVYRTTDARAVVHTHAVHATAVSTLVPELPTVHYMAAALGGPVRVAPYAAYGTDELAENMLRALAGRSGCLLQNHGTITYGATLDQAYDRTAQLEWMCRLWLTASSVPGLTPSLLTEAQVTEAGERLKGYGQRR
- a CDS encoding lysozyme yields the protein MARERTLVRRRAGVLAAATAALALAGTAPASAGPVGPGEPAGQTGTAGSTQAAGTSHHTGSSQQDGTSQQTGMSQEAGRSQTQPAETSQQAGTSQAAGLSMLPAGLPRGHDVSSYQKHVDWAAAAAKGARFVYVKATESTTYRNPYFSGQYSGARKAGLLRGAYHFALPDRSSGTRQAAYFVAHGGAWRADGWTLPPALDIEYNPYSTQHKCYGLGKARMVRWIQSFSDEVERETGRRPVIYTSTQWWKLCTGNSRALSSSNPLWIARHGTSRPGTLPGGWRYWTFWQYDTKGRLPGDQNLFNGTLSRLRVLARGR
- a CDS encoding inorganic phosphate transporter, with translation MESFSLILAIVVVTALAFDFTNGFHDTANAMATTISTGALKPKIAVAMSAVLNLVGAFLSVEVANTISKGLVDETGIRPEVIFAALVGAILWNLLTWLVGLPSSSSHALMGGLVGATVASAGFGAVHGDVLVTKVLLPAVAAPIVAGLASLLATRFSYGIGGGADGEATRKGYRVGQIASAGLVSLAHGTNDAQKTMGIITLALVAGGSLAPGSNPPTWVILSAGLAIALGTYIGGWRIIRTMGKGLTDLEPRQGFAAQTSAATAILASSHLGFSLSTTHVVSGSVMGAGLGRKGGVVRWSTATRMFVAWALTLPAAALVGAGAESVTGLGDWGTAAVAVFLVAGSAAIWKISRREVVDHTNVVEETGEPAGVVTAAIAAVTPPPTGTVTEDLTATIPAPATEPAPAPAAPPAAAV
- a CDS encoding cobalamin biosynthesis protein, encoding MGADRTYAYGAAAGVLGDLLLGDPRRGHPVAAFGRAAGAVEGALWHDHRGWGALHTAVCAGGAVALGALASCAVRPSRTASVALTAAATWAVVGGTSLAREARTIGRALESGDVEAARARLPHLCGRDPQALDADGIARAVVESVAENTSDAVVGALVWGAVAGVPGLLGFRAVNTLDAMVGHRSARFRRFGWASARLDDVAGWPGARLTAVLAAAAGPDPRGALRAWKADARKHPSPNAGPVEASFAGALGVRLGGTLSYGGRVEHRPVLNGATGRPVRVTDIDRAVRLSRRVGLLALGGTLAARRLLKGRGK